The following coding sequences lie in one Corallococcus silvisoli genomic window:
- a CDS encoding inorganic pyrophosphatase, which yields MKKTNQTTFQSHPWHGISPGPESPEVVNAYIEIVPTDAVKYELDKESGILKLDRPQRFSSQCPTLYGFIPRTYCGDQVAKRCAERTGLKDIHGDGDPMDICVLTEKVVSNGNLLVHAVPIGGFRMVDGNEADDKIIAVLESDLVYGELQYIAQLPRPLLDRLKHYFLTYKQIPGEGKRSVEIAEVYDRPEAMEVIRRSIRDYDKLFVEPEPKSARKAAPRRKAPASKAPAVSKAPASSAPRFPASRTSGAKGASSRGGK from the coding sequence ATGAAGAAGACGAACCAGACCACGTTCCAGTCCCATCCCTGGCATGGCATCTCGCCCGGGCCGGAGTCCCCCGAGGTCGTCAACGCGTACATCGAGATCGTCCCCACGGACGCGGTGAAGTACGAGTTGGACAAGGAGTCCGGCATCCTCAAGCTGGACCGTCCCCAGCGCTTCAGCAGCCAGTGCCCCACGCTCTACGGCTTCATCCCGCGCACGTACTGCGGCGATCAGGTCGCGAAGCGCTGCGCGGAGCGCACCGGCCTCAAGGACATCCACGGCGACGGGGACCCCATGGACATCTGCGTGCTGACGGAGAAGGTCGTCTCCAACGGCAACCTGCTGGTGCACGCGGTGCCCATTGGCGGCTTCCGGATGGTCGACGGCAACGAGGCCGACGACAAGATCATCGCGGTGCTGGAGTCGGACCTGGTCTACGGCGAGCTCCAGTACATCGCGCAGCTGCCGCGCCCGCTGCTGGACCGCCTGAAGCACTACTTCCTCACCTACAAGCAGATTCCGGGTGAGGGAAAGCGCAGCGTGGAGATCGCGGAGGTCTACGACCGGCCGGAGGCGATGGAGGTCATCCGGCGCAGCATCCGTGACTACGACAAGCTCTTCGTGGAGCCGGAGCCGAAGTCGGCCCGGAAGGCAGCGCCCCGCCGCAAGGCCCCGGCGTCCAAGGCCCCGGCGGTGTCCAAGGCTCCGGCGTCCAGCGCCCCCAGGTTTCCGGCGTCCAGGACCTCCGGGGCCAAGGGCGCTTCCTCTCGCGGCGGGAAGTAG
- a CDS encoding MmcQ/YjbR family DNA-binding protein, protein MPAENETQKVEAVLREHAMSYPGAHEDFPWGHRAMKVNDKTFLFMTVDGEKLNLSAKLPDSKDAALTLPFTEPTEYGLGKSGWVTAHFDEASQVPVPVIKAWIDESYRAIAPRKFVDQLPARGTAVPGPASKPSRSTGKKPASPKAVAPVKKAAKKVVARVKSVAKKAAARVKSVAKKATAKKAAKPAPSAKKPARKAAKPARGKRATPAPKRARRS, encoded by the coding sequence ATGCCCGCAGAGAACGAGACGCAGAAGGTCGAAGCGGTACTGCGCGAACATGCGATGAGCTACCCCGGCGCCCACGAGGACTTCCCCTGGGGCCACCGCGCGATGAAGGTCAATGACAAGACCTTCCTCTTCATGACCGTGGACGGCGAGAAGCTGAACCTCTCCGCCAAGCTGCCCGACTCCAAGGACGCCGCCCTCACGCTGCCCTTCACCGAGCCCACCGAGTACGGCCTGGGAAAGAGCGGCTGGGTGACGGCCCACTTCGACGAGGCCTCGCAGGTGCCGGTGCCCGTCATCAAGGCGTGGATCGACGAGAGCTACCGCGCCATCGCGCCCCGCAAGTTCGTGGATCAGCTCCCCGCGCGCGGCACCGCCGTCCCCGGCCCCGCCTCGAAGCCGTCCCGGTCCACGGGCAAGAAGCCCGCCTCGCCCAAGGCCGTGGCCCCGGTGAAGAAGGCCGCGAAGAAGGTCGTGGCCCGCGTGAAGTCCGTGGCCAAGAAGGCCGCCGCGCGGGTGAAGTCCGTGGCCAAGAAGGCCACCGCGAAGAAGGCCGCGAAGCCGGCCCCGTCCGCCAAGAAGCCGGCGCGCAAGGCCGCGAAGCCCGCCCGTGGCAAGCGCGCCACCCCCGCGCCCAAGCGCGCCCGCCGCTCCTAG
- the epmA gene encoding EF-P lysine aminoacylase EpmA, whose protein sequence is MPNVNPWRAARGRQGLYSALRHFFAGQGYLEVETPLLVPTPGMEPYISAFETPFVPETDLGRARTLYLHTSPEYAMKRLLARGAGPLFQICKVFRNGEVSQTHNPEFTLLEFYRPHADYHAIMDDLEGALAQAGRAAADAKEGEPGADPAFFTRTPYERVTVRDAVLRATGVDLHQHAEGASLKRAAEAVGVRTGDATSFDDVFFHLFLQKVETGLGHERPTFLIEYPASMAALSRLKPGDGRVAERVELYAKGLELANGFSELTDAVEQRARLVEEQDLRRRLGRSVYPLDERFLEAVGRMPPSAGIAVGLDRILMLLLGVQRIEDVLLFPAHGFV, encoded by the coding sequence ATGCCCAACGTAAACCCATGGCGGGCGGCCCGCGGACGCCAGGGCCTGTACTCCGCCCTGCGCCACTTCTTCGCCGGCCAGGGATACCTGGAAGTGGAGACGCCGCTGCTCGTGCCCACCCCCGGCATGGAGCCGTACATCTCCGCCTTCGAGACGCCCTTCGTCCCAGAGACGGACCTGGGCAGGGCCCGCACGCTCTACCTGCACACCAGCCCCGAGTACGCGATGAAGCGCCTGCTCGCGCGGGGGGCCGGTCCGCTGTTCCAGATATGCAAGGTGTTCCGGAACGGCGAGGTGTCCCAGACGCACAATCCGGAGTTCACGCTGCTGGAGTTCTACCGGCCGCACGCGGACTACCACGCCATCATGGACGACCTGGAGGGCGCGCTCGCCCAGGCGGGCCGGGCGGCGGCGGACGCGAAGGAGGGCGAGCCTGGCGCGGACCCCGCGTTCTTCACGCGCACGCCCTATGAGCGGGTGACGGTGCGGGACGCCGTGCTGCGCGCCACGGGCGTGGACCTCCACCAGCACGCGGAGGGCGCGTCGCTCAAGCGGGCGGCGGAGGCGGTGGGCGTGCGCACGGGGGACGCGACGTCGTTCGACGACGTCTTCTTCCACCTGTTCCTGCAGAAGGTGGAGACGGGGCTGGGGCACGAGCGGCCGACGTTCCTCATCGAATACCCGGCGTCCATGGCGGCGCTGTCCCGGCTGAAGCCCGGGGACGGCCGCGTGGCGGAGCGGGTGGAGCTGTACGCGAAGGGGTTGGAGCTGGCGAACGGCTTCTCCGAGCTGACGGACGCGGTGGAGCAGCGCGCGCGGCTGGTGGAGGAGCAGGACTTGCGGCGCAGGCTGGGCCGCTCCGTGTATCCCCTGGACGAGCGCTTCCTAGAGGCGGTGGGCCGCATGCCGCCCTCGGCGGGCATCGCCGTGGGGCTCGACCGAATCCTGATGCTGCTGCTCGGGGTCCAGCGCATCGAGGACGTCCTCCTGTTCCCCGCGCACGGGTTCGTCTGA
- a CDS encoding lysophospholipid acyltransferase family protein, producing the protein MLKVLQTVFAGTAAVGLTGAASAAVSVLSGFDNHQAADKVLGLWARSGLASAGVRHEAFGVENIPKEGHVVFVCNHQSHFDAMVNFAHIDKHTRYVAKAELFKVPVFGRAMRRAGNIPVQRTGGADDKARLAEAVTALRERVSVLFYAEGTRSPDGELKPFKRGAATLAIQAQVPVVPMAVSGTRLILPKGGRAIQWGQRVALVVGEPVPTQGLTLDDRDTLTHRLEEAVARLYAEARQRSGDIP; encoded by the coding sequence ATGCTCAAGGTGCTCCAGACGGTGTTCGCTGGCACGGCCGCGGTGGGGCTCACGGGCGCGGCGTCCGCGGCGGTGTCGGTGCTGTCCGGGTTCGACAACCACCAGGCGGCGGACAAGGTGCTGGGCCTCTGGGCCCGCTCGGGGCTGGCGTCGGCGGGCGTCCGGCATGAAGCCTTCGGGGTGGAGAACATCCCGAAGGAAGGCCATGTCGTCTTCGTGTGCAACCACCAGTCGCACTTCGACGCGATGGTGAACTTCGCGCACATCGACAAGCACACCCGCTACGTGGCCAAGGCGGAGCTCTTCAAGGTGCCGGTGTTCGGCCGGGCCATGCGCCGGGCGGGCAACATCCCCGTGCAGCGCACCGGCGGCGCGGATGACAAGGCGCGGCTGGCGGAGGCCGTGACGGCCCTGCGCGAACGGGTGAGCGTGCTGTTCTACGCCGAGGGCACCCGAAGCCCGGACGGCGAGCTGAAGCCCTTCAAGCGCGGCGCGGCGACGCTGGCCATCCAGGCGCAGGTTCCGGTGGTCCCCATGGCCGTCTCCGGCACCCGGCTCATCCTCCCCAAGGGCGGGCGGGCCATCCAGTGGGGCCAGCGGGTCGCGTTGGTCGTGGGCGAACCGGTGCCCACGCAGGGGCTCACCCTGGACGACCGGGACACCCTCACGCACCGCCTGGAAGAGGCGGTGGCCAGGCTCTACGCCGAGGCGCGACAGCGCTCGGGAGACATTCCATGA